One window of the Lynx canadensis isolate LIC74 chromosome D3, mLynCan4.pri.v2, whole genome shotgun sequence genome contains the following:
- the ASPHD2 gene encoding LOW QUALITY PROTEIN: aspartate beta-hydroxylase domain-containing protein 2 (The sequence of the model RefSeq protein was modified relative to this genomic sequence to represent the inferred CDS: deleted 2 bases in 2 codons): protein MPPLVGSEEQRPPCPPPPLPHPPVLSCMVWVPPGPPRTDCLTLLRTPPTTRTPPKMSLEWLVAWSWSLDGLRDCIATGIQSVRDCDTTAVVTVACLLVLFVWYCYHVGREQPRPYVSVNSLMQGADANGLQNGYVYCQSPECVRCAHNEGLNQKLYHNLQEYAKRYSWSGMGRIHKGIREQGRYLNSRPSIQKPEVFFLPDLPTTPYFTRDAQKHDVELLERNFQTILCEFETLYKAFSNCSLPQGWKMNSTPSGEWVTFYLVNQGVCVPRNCRKCPRTYRLLGSLRTCIGNNVFGNACISVLSPGTVITEHYGPTNIRIRCHLGLKTPSGCELVVGGEPQCWAEGRCLLFDDSFLHTAFHEGSAEDGPRVVFMVDLWHPNVAAAERQALDFIFAPGR, encoded by the exons ATGCCGCCCTTGGTGGGCTCCGAGGAACAGCGGCCGCcatgcccccccccgcccctgccccatccccccgTGCTAAGCTGCATGGTGTGGGTGCCCCCGGGACCCCCGAGGACTGACTGCCTGACCTTGCTTCGCACCCCC CCGACAACCCGCACCCCCCCCAAGATGTCTCTTGAGTGGCTGGTGGCCTGGAGCTGGTCGCTGGACGGCCTGCGAGACTGCATCGCCACGGGCATCCAGTCGGTGCGGGACTGCGACACCACCGCCGTGGTCACCGTGGCCTGCCTGCTGGTCCTGTTCGTGTGGTACTGCTACCACGTGGGCCGGGAGCAGCCCCGGCCCTACGTGTCCGTGAACTCCCTGATGCAGGGTGCGGACGCCAACGGGCTGCAGAACGGGTACGTGTACTGCCAGTCGCCCGAGTGCGTGCGCTGCGCCCACAACGAGGGCCTCAACCAGAAGCTCTACCACAATCTGCAGGAGTACGCCAAGCGGTACTCGTGGTCCGGCATGGGCCGCATCCACAAGGGCATCCGCGAGCAGGGCCGCTACCTCAACAGCCGGCCCTCCATCCAGAAGCCCGAGGTCTTCTTCCTGCCCgacctccccaccacc ccatacTTCACCCGGGACGCGCAGAAGCACGACGTGGAGCTGCTGGAACGGAACTTCCAGACCATCCTGTGCGAGTTTGAGACGCTCTACAAGGCTTTCTCAAACTGCAGCCTTCCGCAAGGATGGAAAATGAACAGCACCCCCAGCGGGGAGTGGGTCACCTTTTACTTGGTCAATCAGGGGGTTTGCGTTCCCAGGAACTGCAGGAAGTGCCCACGGACGTACCGCTTGCTCGGAAGCCTTCGGACCTGTATTGGGAACAATGTTTTTGGGAACGCGTGCATCTCCGTGCTGAGCCCCGGGACTGTGATAACGGAGCATTACGGACCCACCAACATACGCATCCGATGCCATTT AGGTCTCAAAACTCCCAGTGGCTGCGagctggtggtggggggagagcccCAGTGTTGGGCGGAAGGACGCTGCCTCCTCTTTGATGATTCTTTCCTGCACACTGCATTCCACGAGG gttcGGCAGAGGATGGCCCGCGGGTGGTTTTCATGGTGGATTTGTGGCACCCCAACGTGGCAGCGGCCGAACGGCAGGCTCTGGATTTCATCTTTGCTCCAGGACGATGA